The segment agatttaatAGTAATAAGGATCTCATATGTTCGTTGAATAGATTCCATGGTTACGTATATTGATTACTtccataatcattttttaattttcgttaacaaaattaaaaaaaaaaattattcataaccCTTCAATTACCTTCTAATAAGAATGCAACTAAACTAGAGTATTAAGGAAGATTCTCtgcctctctcttcttttaataaaagaaaccaTCAAAAGTTAAAGTGgtcaactaaaataaataaacctcTAGATTACTAATAACATCggtttaataaactaaaatcgtACGGTCAACATGTTTTAACTACATAAAACTCTGTCGTCTCTTCTGTAAAGTTTAACTCTCCATAGACACTTTTTTAGAGGAATCAACATTTTAgtcatataaaattaatagaataAGACTAGAGAGTTATCAAGCTTGTTGTCGTCTTTAAATTGAAGTTCCCCCTTATTTGAGCCTAAGTTGTCTCTCTATGACTACCCACTCGAGACCGCTCTAGTCCTCAACCAgatctaatttttattgaaaaatatgtaaaagCTTAAATGAGTATAAATACTCGACAAGTAgtctacttgtaggctcttgaTTATGTTCATGACCGATGTTAGGGTACCACACACTAAACCTGACCGCAATGCATAACATGAGAGTTCTTTTCTAAGGACCTAAGACTTGAGGTTCGAAATTCTAGGTTTTAAGTTCTTAAAGAATCGTTTCGATTGTTGCCTAGCCTTGGCTTATGCACTTATGTGATCCCTCGTCCTAGGACGAGTTTAAAGAAGTctatccatttattttttcacaCACAATGTATAACACTATTTTTGATCCTTAAACACGTTTTTGAGTTACTTGATTTTAGGTTATACTATGTATTTACCGAGTAAAACATCCAACTGAAGTATGTACGTGTGATTCTTGGCCTCATCCTTCCATATTCACTGAATAATAagtaaacttaaaattttagagtatttttaagtTGTCCCTATAAGTATATCTTAAGAAAATAGAATGACTACGTACTTACTCAGTCATGTTCAGGGTCTCGATTTAAGTCCTTCCGAAGTTCAAAATcctccaaaaaataaaatttagtagGTCTCTTGTTGTATCAACTTTATAGATTCTTTAAGGGTGTTACTTTTACTAAAATATGAGGATGGATCAGAAAAATCAAGGCATGAAGTTtaatcatcatcttcttcggAATAAAATTCATTAGTAGGTCATTATTCAAGTAAAATGAGGTAAGTATTGAAATTGAGACGAAACATAGTCGAACGAAGGTCAAACGAATAAAAAAGGAACTTGGATGTATCTTCACGAGTGCAAATGGGAAGGAGTACACGCACGTCAAGATGGTGTATGCACACCTATCGTACGTCACATTGCACACTTGGAGAGGTGCGACAAAATTAGGTTGGGTCGTGGGTACTGAATCAAGTCTCACATGAGTTGAAGGGTTATGGTTTTTAGAAAGAGCAAATGGAAGTCGGATCGAGTTAGGCAACACATCTCCACTGATCGTGGGACATGTTGCTCTAATTTTAATGTGACACATATCCAGTAGCAAGCTAGATGCATTACTCCTTCACTAGCTCAATACGTGTCCGCCATTGGCCTCATTGCATTTCGCGTCCCTCCAATTAATGCGTGTCACTCGTTACTTCGCCTGTGCAActagttttcaaaattcaatgagTTTTTCGATGTTTACCAACTTCTTTACGTTTTCATAACTTTTGATACACAACTCAAATCATGatcccttcaaatttttaagttCTAATCCTACTTTCTAAAGATAATTTTTCATAATCAATCCTCAACCATAGGAAGAAACATTCATGCTCAAAGTGGGTGGAAACTATACATTTATCGTTATTGAAAAATCCACGAAACCTCGGATTTCTAACCTGAATCTTCTTTGAGTTCCTTCGTGAAACTCGCGCGGAATCCCTCCTAGATCAATTTATCAAAAAATCAACCTAATTCAATAGAAACTAATGATTTGGTTAATTAAGAAAGCATTCCAAAAGAGCAGATGATGAGTTCCATCAACGATGCAAACAACACTTGCTTTACCAAACGCCATCCCTTTGGAAACAAGCACCCTCAACCTTAACCCTCACATTTATCTCACACCCACCTTCTTACTTCAAAATTACCATTTCTTTaccttctttttattatatattacaCTATAAATAACTTACCCAATtcaaaccaacaaaataaacGAAACATGCTGGAAGGACCTAtgttggtttgtggggatagtttttcactcttaaaatcGAAGAGCAAGTAACGTGATCATGTCGTAGAAATACAGGGGAATCTCTCCACTCTTAGAAGTGAATAGTAAGTAACATGACTATGATGCAAGACTACGTCGAGATCATCTTGAATCTAATATCCTCATTTAACCacaaaaaatatgtataaacaCCTAGTTTTAAAGACAACTATTGGAAACACTTAGGTGAATCACAAAAGGTACAAAAAAAGTCATTCTCATGAGTACCACACACACACCAACAAAATTAGTATCATTTGGTAAGACTTTCTGCCAAGGAAGACAATGAAAAACAAACCCAATTGTAGACGTAGTCGTTGAACACTCCTCATCCCAATCCCCTCCGATCGAAACATCCCATCTAACCCCAAAATCATCCCCATATTTCTATAAACAACACCAACAACAAAACCCCCACATACCAAATTCCTAATATCCCAAATGAATTGGCTGGCTCTCGACAATACCCATTTAACCTTCTTCAAATGCACCCGATGGCAACTAGAAGAAACATTAGACAAATTCACCTGCCCTTATCATTATTACTGCGACACCGTTTACCCCGGCGATTATCCCCCCGCCGTTGATTTACTTGTTCTTGTCTTCACGGTGGCGACTTACGTCTCGACCCTTTTGTTCATGCTGGCCGACGTATCGTCGTCTCGTGGTAAGAATTGTTTCGATCAACCAAAGAGGTTCCTTTTACCATCTGGGCCTGTTTCTCTTCCGATTTTCCTCTTTGTATTGACCAAAGGCCATCGAATCAATACCCTTTTCCCTCTGTTCCTCATGGGTCCTGCAATTCTTCATTTGGTTTACATCTCAGCTCTCACATTTGACAATAATGGAGGCGACAAGGACATTAAGTACGTGTTCTTTGAAGCTTCCACAATGTCTGGGATTCTTCATGCGAGCTTGAATTTGGACGCTCTGATTCTGCCTTACTACACGGGGTTGGATGCTTTGATGGGGTCCAATTTTTCTGGGGAATGTCCATCGTGTGTTTGTAGAAACGAGCCTTTGGTGGTTGGGGGGAGGTTTGTGTCTTACAGGGGTTGGTCGGGTACTACGTTTGTGGTTGTGTGTGCTTTGTGTACGAGGATTGTGTGTCGGGTGTCGGGGGAGAAGGTGAGGAGAAGAGCTGTGGTTTTGAGGTGGGTGTTggaagggttgggttgggttttcATAACATTGGATTGTGTTTATTTGAGTGGAAATTTGGGATTGGAGAGAAGGGAGATGCAAGGTGTTGCTTATGGTTGTGTGTTTGGTTTGGTGTTTGTTCATGTCGTCAAAGTGGTGAGGAGATTGCAGTTGATGTGTtatgtggggaatgattatgaaTTGGACAATGTGTAAATatggggatttttttttttttggtgtattttgagttttttatttgtatatagCAAATGTTGTCTTGGATGCGATGTGAGTGAAGCTCGGTTGCGTTTTTTGTAGTTcattagaacaaaaaaacctGAAGTACAAGACTCAATAAGTACCCTGCTTGTAAACTTTTAATCGTGCTCATAGTAGATGTTAGGGTAccacattctttttttttatgttcttacTCTTGTCCTAAGAACTTAGATTTTTAGGTTTTATCCTTGAGTTCTAAATTCTTATCATGATTCTAActtgaggaccttggtctTGGGTTCTGTGTTCTTAAACTTGGTTTTGATCCAACGATCTTGCTAGGATCTTGGTGAGAATGTCAGTACATTATTTTCTAGTGTAACTTTGTTTGGTCTCGGGTGAAATCTTGTCTTAGAAAATTTAGGaagacaaaattttaattttacaacatGCAATTTCTTCCGCTCTTTTATTTTGTCACAAAATTCATCACGAGGCTCACATGTAGAAACTTCTTGTAAGTTACTCATATGTTTTTAAACCTTCTTTTTAGGCCTACCTTTAGGCTTCTTTTGTTGAGATGGAAAGTTTGAAGTCTCATTTTTTTACGCCCTAGTGGCCTTCCTCTAAACCTCCTTGGTTCAGATGACAAGTCCGATGAACCACCGATTTATAGGTTGCACTTTGCtgattaaaatagtttttggTTTGTTCTTGACACGGTGAGTTAATAAGCTTATGATATTTTGCTTGTGGTTGCTTGTTTTACTGGAACCTTTTAGTCAATTGGGGTATTCTAATCAATCTGATGAGTTTCCTGCATTCGGTTTGAGTATTAGTGTTCTATGATGATGAATTTAGTTCGAAGTCTCAATATCATGGTTATGTTGCTTCGAActtgaatattaattttgttgagCTAAAGGTAGGTTGTATGCCCTTCCATCAAAGGTGAAGTCTGGCCCTTAAATTATAATCTTCCCCTAGATGGATGATGTGGGTTAATCATCCCCTAGTGTTAGTTTCCATTTGGTCTTTTACTCTGGAGGAGGTTCGCGATAACCTTCTCTTCATTGAGCATCAATGTAGGCTCTAAATCATCTATGAATGTGAGGTTTGCCTTCTCATGGTGCTCCTTGACGCAGCACTCTaaaacttcttcctagtagacgcgttataaatcatgaggctgacgacgatacgtaacgggtcaaagctaacaatatctgctagcggttggcttgggctattacaaatggtatcaaagtcaaacactAGATCGTGTGCAAACGAAGACGTTGTGAGTCACATTCACCCTTTTCTTAACAGTGGATTTGGTGATTGTGCGTCACTCACTCTCAATACAAGTGAGTCAAGTCAACTTATGATCATGTCGCCTACGACCGAGTAACGTATGCTCAAACCTCTGGCTCCAATTTAAGAAGAAAGTTAGAAAACGGGAtaaagagattttgaaagcaagGTTGAGAGAGATTGAAAGAAATGTTATATGGCATacaagcaaaagaaaatacaacTCCTTAAATAACATCTAACTTTTTGAGTAGGGaaaatttgacaactagtctCATCAACCTATGGTACCTTTTGAGACAATTTAGGTTTGGCAGACCTAAACGTGATTTCGCCGAACGGTCATACAAAATCAGAGAGaggagttgacaactagtcacaccCCGTATAGTACATTCTGGGGCATTTCATATCTACCAGGTGTATACATGCTTCTACTAAAACGTCATACacttagaaaaataaagaaagaaattatatgTCATGAAAGCGGAAAGCGGAAAGCGGAAAGCGATAAAGTGATACAAGACAATAGTTTTGACTTGTAATGGGCATGCGGTCATGGGCAACACTCCTTGAACAAATATGACCGAGACACTAGGCCtcaagggggtagattgtgagatttcatgtatgttggagagggaaatgaaacattccttatagaaacctctccttagtagagacgttttaaaacatgaggTTGACGGCAATACGAAATGggcaaaagtggacaatatcggctagcggtgggcttgctgatcgcacatcgattggagagaggaatgaaacatttctcatTAGGGTATGTAAACTTCTCCttaatagatgcattttaaaatcataggCTAACAACGATAGGTAACGaatcaaagcggacaatatcttctagtaTTGGGTAACGaatcaaagcggacaatatcttctagtaTTGGGTAACGaatcaaagcggacaatatcttctagtaTTGGGTAACGaatcaaagcggacaatatcttctagtaTTGGGTAACGaatcaaagcggacaatatcttctagtaTTGGGTAACGaatcaaagcggacaatatcttctagtaTTGGGTAACGaatcaaagcggacaatatcttctagtaTTGGGTAACGaatcaaagcggacaatatcttctagtaTTGGGTAACGaatcaaagcggacaatatcttctagtaTTGGGCTTGCTCAACATTGCAATAGATGAtactacaaaatatatatgcTAGCGTGAAAGGGGTGCTATGAGTGATTCATAACCCAAACATTGATACTCAAGAATTTACACAATAATAAGTGATTTGTGAAGCCAACAAAATGTTGTACTTGGACAATGAAATTTGGGTCACCGGTTTAAAAATCTCACGCAATAACATCTCTTCCAATTCTTCGTCTTGCCGATTCATTTATCCAATTTTCAAGGATTTCTGAATCTTTCATTAGAAATGCAAATGCAAATGCAATGCGCCATAGAATTGGTGGTTTCGTTGCTATGGAATCAAGGGCAACGCCGACTCTGTCTCGATTGGCCGACCTCCTCCTTGTTGCTTCCATCACCAAAACCCTATCGGAATCAGGTACTCGAACCCTTCAACACCAATCACTTTCAATATCGGAGCCTCTCCTCCTCCAAATTCTCCGTAGCAGATCTGTTCATCCTTCGAATAAGCTCGATTTCTTCAAATGGTGCTCTCTCAGCCCGAATTTCAGCCATTCAGCCTCCACATATTCTCAAATCTTCCGTACCCTCTGTCGCTCCGGATACCTCCATGAGGTTCCCCTTGTACTCTCCTCGATGAAGCGAGACGGTGTTGATGTTGATTCTCACACTTTCAAGGTCCTTCTCGATGCGTTTATCAGGTCTGGTAAATTCGATGCTGCTCTTGAGATTTTAGACCATATGGAAGAGTTAGGAACTAGCTTGGAACTTAACACGTACAACTCTGTTCTCGTCGCTCTCGTCAGGAAAAACCAGGTGGGTTTGGCCTTGTCAATTTTCTTTAAGCTCTTTGATGCTTTTAGTACTGGAGGGCAAGAAGGTAGTGCTGTACCTAGTTTTTCCTTCTTGCCTAATGCACTTGCTTGTAATGAATTGTTGGTTGCTCTTAGGAAATCAGACATGAGGGTTGAGTTCAAAAAGGTTTTTGACAAGCTTAGAACAATTAGAAGCTTTGAGTTTAATGTCTGCGGTTATAATATATGCATTCATGCCTTTGGATGCTGGGGTTATCTGGATACTTCTCTTGCCCTGTTCAAAGAAATGAAGCAAAGGAGCTTAGTTTCGGTGTCTTTTGGTCCAGATTTGTGTACATATAATAGCCTTATTCATGTTCTCTGTTTGGTAGGGAAGGTAAACGATGCACTTATTGTGTGGGAGGAACTTAAAGGGTCAGGTCATGAGCCTGATGCCTTCACATACCGTCTTATAATTCAGGGTTGC is part of the Cucurbita pepo subsp. pepo cultivar mu-cu-16 chromosome LG12, ASM280686v2, whole genome shotgun sequence genome and harbors:
- the LOC111807512 gene encoding uncharacterized protein LOC111807512; translation: MNWLALDNTHLTFFKCTRWQLEETLDKFTCPYHYYCDTVYPGDYPPAVDLLVLVFTVATYVSTLLFMLADVSSSRGKNCFDQPKRFLLPSGPVSLPIFLFVLTKGHRINTLFPLFLMGPAILHLVYISALTFDNNGGDKDIKYVFFEASTMSGILHASLNLDALILPYYTGLDALMGSNFSGECPSCVCRNEPLVVGGRFVSYRGWSGTTFVVVCALCTRIVCRVSGEKVRRRAVVLRWVLEGLGWVFITLDCVYLSGNLGLERREMQGVAYGCVFGLVFVHVVKVVRRLQLMCYVGNDYELDNV